One genomic segment of Panicum virgatum strain AP13 chromosome 2N, P.virgatum_v5, whole genome shotgun sequence includes these proteins:
- the LOC120658791 gene encoding uncharacterized protein LOC120658791: protein MPFLRPLGGNDADDFYFGYDAGYHRSSGGAGKSAKKEKGFLSCLPCCRRTAADPTAHRRLLSSDSSDSDNAAAMDVTADLARLRARYSRLAAGPPVRPREVPALMARPDDPALAVSALSWLGGDLRPSCMLLALLPALFPSLPAHARHALAAAVRRLSAREAALDGEVAEYQSTYAMKVACEKSKEGVAETTAEEMCKMARAARRADKLRWRAVEAAVKEVLAPAQAREFLKAVEDVAGKVAQHGTRWHARAGTLTVPVEALERVRANARAATDDAW, encoded by the exons ATGCCTTTCCTGAGACCCCTGGGCGGCAACGATGCCGACGACTTCTACTTCGGCTACGACGCCGGGTACCACCGCAGCAGCGGCGGTGCGGGCAAGAGCGCCAAGAAGGAGAAGGGCTTCCTCTCCTGCCTCCCCTGCTGTA GGCGCACCGCCGCGGACCCGACGGCACACCGCCGCCTGCTGTCTTCCGACTCCAGCGACAGTGACAACGCGGCCGCCATGGACGTCACTGCCGATCTCGCCCGCCTCCGCGCGCGCTACTCCCGCCTGGCCGCTGGCCCACCCGTCCGCCCCCGCGAAGTCCCCGCCCTGATGGCGCGCCCCGACGACCCGGCGCTGGCCGTGTCCGCGCTCTCCTGGCTCGGCGGGGACCTCCGCCCGTCCTGCATGCTCCTGGCCCTGCTGCCCGCGCTGTTCCCGTCCCTCCCGGCCCACGCCCGCCATGCGCTTGCCGCCGCGGTCCGCCGCCTCAGCGCCCGCGAGGCTGCGCTCGATGGCGAGGTCGCCGAGTACCAGTCCACCTACGCCATGAAGGTGGCGTGCGAGAAGTCCAAGGAAGGCGTCGCCGAGACGACCGCCGAGGAGATGTGCAAGAtggcgcgcgccgcccggcgGGCAGACAAGCTGCGGTGGCGCGCCGTGGAGGCTGCCGTCAAGGAGGTCCTCGCACCGGCGCAGGCCAGGGAATTCCTCAAGGCCGTCGAGGACGTGGCGGGCAAGGTGGCGCAGCACGGCACCCGGTGGCACGCGCGCGCCGGGACGCTCACGGTGCCTGTCGAGGCGCTCGAACGCGTGCGCGCCAACGCCAGGGCCGCTACGGACGATGCCTGGTGA